The DNA window ACGTGCCCACCGCCAAAAACGAGGTGGTGAAGGTGAAGGTGGAGGAAGTGGATGGGGAGGACCGGGTGGAGCTTTGGGAAAAGGAGGAAGCATGAGGCACCTTCTGGACTTCCAGGGCTGGACCCGGCCCGAGGTGGAAAACCTCCTGGACACCGCCCGCGTCATGGCCGAGGTGCTGGAAAGACCGGTGAAAAAGGTGCCCGCTCTCCAGGGCTTCACCGTGGCCACGGTGTTCTTTGAACCCTCCACCCGCACCCGCATCTCCTTTGAGTTGGCCGCAAGGCGCATGTCCGCGGATGTGGTCTCCTTTGCTGCCCAGGCCAGCAGCCTCCAGAAGGGGGAAAGCTACAAGGACACCCTCCTGACCCTCGAGGCCATGGGCATAGACGCCTACATCATCCGCGCCGACAGCGCCGGGGTTCCCCACCAGGCTACCCGCTGGGTCAAAGGCGTGGTGGTGAACGGTGGGGACGGGCGCCGGGCCCACCCCACCCAGGCCCTCCTGGACGCCTACACCCTCCTGGAGGCCCTGGGCACCCTGGAGGGCAAAAAGATCGCCATCGTGGGGGATATCCTCCACTCCCGGGTGGCCCGCTCCAACGTGGAGCTCCTTCCCCTCCTCGGGGCCGAGGTCTGGGTGGCGGGCCCTCCCACCCTTCTCCCCCAAACCCTTCCCGGGGCCAGGCTCACCCCCCACCTGGAGGAGGCCCTAGCGGAGGCAGATGCGGTCATGGTCCTAAGGCTCCAGAAGGAGCGCATGGAGGCAGGCCTGATTCACCTCCAGGACTACATCGCCCACTACCAGGTGACGGAAGAACGCCTACGAAAGGCGAAACCCAACGCCCCCCTTCTTCATCCTGGCCCCATGAACCGGGACATAGAGCTGGAGGGCACGCTGGCGGACTCGGAAAGAAGCCTGGTGAACCGCCAGGTGCGAAATGGCCAAGCGGTGCGCATGGCGGTCCTCTACCACCTGCTGGTGGGGAAAGAGCGGTAGGGCCAGAGGAGGCAGGGAATGTTGCTCATCCAAAACGTCAAGCTGGTGGATGCCCTTGGGGAAAGGGGTCCTGTGGACGTACTCATCGGGGAAGGCAGGATCCTGAGCCTTAATGGCGGGAAGGCGGAAACGGTCATGGACGGCAGGGGCCTTTACCTTGTCCCTGGCTTCGTGGACCTCCACGCCCACCTTAGGGAACCGGGCCAGGAGGTGAAGGAGGAGCTTTCCACGGGGCTTCTTGCCGCCGTGCGGGGAGGGTACACGGATATCGTCTCCATGCCCAACACCACCCCTCCCGTGGACACCCCGGAAGCCGTGCGGGCCCTAAGGAAGAAGGCCCAGGCCCTGGGCTTAGCCCGGCTTCACCCGGCCGCCGCCTTAACCCAAGGGCAGGAGGGGAAAACCCTCACGGAGATAGGCCTTCTCCAGGAGGCGAAAGCTGCCCTCCTCACCGACGACGGCCATACCAATGAGGATGCCGGTATCCTTGCGGCTGGGCTTTTGCAGGCCTCCGCCTTTGGCCTCCCCGTGGCGGTGCATGCCGAGGATGCCTCCTTGCGCCGGGGTGGGGTGATGAACGACGGCCCCCTGGCCGACCTCCTGGGCCTTCCCGGAAACCCCCCGGAGGCGGAGGCCGCCCGGATTGCCCGGGACCTCGAGGTCCTGCGCTACGCCCTGCGCCGAAGCCCGAAAAGGCCCCACCTCCACATCCAGCACCTTTCCACCCGCCGGGGCTTAGAACTCCTGCGGGAGGCCAAGAGGGCCGGGCTTCCCGTCACCGCCGAGGCCACCCCCCACCACCTGACCCTTACCCAGGAGAGCCTGCGCTCCTTTGACCCCCTTTTCAAGGTGGCCCCACCCCTCCGCACCCCAGAGGACGTGGAAGCCCTTATAGAAGGGCTTTTGGACGGCACCCTGGACGCCATCGCCACCGACCACGCCCCCCACACCCAGGCGGAGAAGGAGATGGACCTCCTGAGGGCCCCCTTTGGCATCCCGAGCCTGGAGGTGGCCTTCCCCCTCCTGTACACCGAGCTTCACTTGAAGCGGGGCTTTCCCCTAAGGCGGCTGGTGGAACTCTTCACCGACGGGCCAAGGAGGATCCTCGGCCACAAGCCCCTCCACCTGGAGGAAGGGGCCGAGGCCAGTCTGGTCCTCCTGGACCCAAGGGAACGCCCCGTGGACCCCAAGGCCTTCGCCTCCAAGGCCCGCTTCTCCCCTTGGGCGGGCTGGGTCTTAGGGGGGTGGCCGGTCCTAACCCTAGTGGAGGGGCGGGTGGTGCACCAAGCGTTAGAATAAGAGTGTGCTGAAAAAGCTCCTGGAAGCCGACCAACTGGGCCTGCGTCTGGAATGGGTGGGCGGCCTCCCCCTCTGGGAGGCCCAGCCCACCTACCGCCACCAGAAGGCGGTGGACCGCATCCGGCAAAGCATCCGCCCCAAGGAAGGGTCCTCCTGCCCTTGCATCCACGTGGCCGATGTCTACGTGCGCTTTCCTGATGGGTCCTACAAACGCCCCGACATCGCCTTGTTTTGCCGGGAGCCCGAGGAGCTGGACGAGGCCATCACCCTGCTCCCAGAAGCGGTGGTGGAGGTGGTAAGCCGGGGCTACGAGGCCAAGGACCTGGAGATCGCTCCCCGCTTCTACCTATCCCAGGGGGTCAAGGACGTGGTGGTCTTTGACCCGCACACCCTTTTGGTCCTCCACCTGCGCCAGGATGGAGCCTGGCGCCACGTGTCCCCCGTAGAACTTGACCTCCTTTGCGGCTGCACCCTCAGGGTTTAGCGAGGTCCCTTAGGCTTCCCACCCCTTCCGCCTCCATAAGCCTCAGAAGCCCCTTCAGCACCCGTCGGGGGAAAAGGGGGCCTCCGTAGACGAAGCCGGTGTAGACTTGCACCAGCCGGGCCCCCAGCTTAAGCCGCTCCCAGACATCCTCTGGGCCCTCCACGCCTCCCACGCTCACCAGGGTGAGGCCCCTTACCCCAACGAGGTGGCGCAGCACCTCCAAGGCCCTTCCCTTCAGGGGCCTTCCCGAAAGCCCCCCGGTCTCCCGGGCCAACGGGCTTCTTAAGCCCGGACGTTCCAGGGTGGTGTTCACCGCCACCAGGCCCTCGAGGCCATGCTTCAGGGAAAGCTCCACCGCCTGGTCCAGGGCCTCAACGGTGAGGTCCGGGGCCACCTTGAGGAGAAGGGGCTTTGGGGTGGCCGGGCGAAGCCGGGCGAGAAGCTCGTCCAAAAAGGGCCCCTCCTGCAGGGTGCGTAGCCCCGGGGTGTTGGGGGAACTCACGTTGAGGACGAAATAGTCCCCATAAGGCTCCAGGGCCTGGAGGGCCCTTAGGTAGTCCTCCGCCGCCCTCTCCAGGGGGGTATCCCGGTTCTTTCCTAGGTTCACCCCCACGGGGAAGGAGAGCCCCCTTGCCCGGAAGCCCTCTAGCCTCCTTGCCGCCTCCTCCGCCCCTCGGTTGTTGAAGCCCATCCGGTTGATGAGGGCGTGGTCCTCCACCAGCCGGAAAAGCCTTGGCCTAGGGTTTCCCTCCTGGGGCCTAGGGGTGAGGGTCCCCACCTCGGCAAAGCCGAAGCCCAAGGCCCACCAAGCCCCTAGGGCCCGGGCGTCCTTGTCCATCCCCGCCGCCAGGCCCAAGGGGTTAGGAAAGCGCAGGCCAAAGGCCTCCACCTGAAGCCGTGGGTCTTCCACCCTTAGGAGCCGCGCAGGGACCTCCAGTAAAGGCCCCCTTTCCGACCAGAGGGAAAGGAGCTTCAAGGCAAGTTCATGGGCTTCTTCCGGGTCCAGGGCAAAGAGCAGGCGGTGCATACGGGTCCATGGTACCTTGACCAAGCTCCAGCCTTGGGGAATACTCGGCCCATGAAGCCTTTCCACCCCCAGGGATTGCCCATCCTCTTTGCAGGCCTTCTCCTCCTGTCCGCCTGCTCCGTAACGCTCCAGGTCCCCTTGCCCGATCAGTCCTTCCAGGCTGGAGCCCTACCTGGCACCCAGGGCCGGATCCTCTACCCCCAGAAAGCCGTCACCTTTGCACCTCCCCTGGTCTCCCCCAAGGCGGTGGCCATCACGGGTACCCTCGAGGCCAACCAATCCCTAAACGCCACCCTGAGCTTTTATGCGCGCCTCCTTGACCCCGCCTCCGACCCCAGCTGCCTTGACCTCAACCCTTACGGTATCCAAGCCTACGCCTGCCCCATCGGACCCAACGACGAAAAAGCCGGGGAGGCCCAGTTTGCCAACGCCCAAAGCGCCGCCCTTTCCCTGGGTGGGAAAAACCTCACCCAGGGCATCGCCCAAGGACAGTTTTGGCTGGGCCTCGAGGTGCAAGGCCTGCCTGCAAGCCTGGTAACCTTCACCCTCAAGAACCTGAAGGCCATCGTCACCGTGGGCCTTTGAGGGACCCGGGCCCTGGCTTTGTGCCCCTGGGTTTTTTCTTCCCCTCCAGCAGGGCTATGATAGGGATTAGATGAAGGACGTCTTGCGGCTAGAACTTCCCGTACTTCCCCTGAGGAACACGGTTATCCTGCCCCACACCACCACCGCGGTGGACGTGGGCCGCCCCAAGAGCAAGCGGGCGGTGGAGGAGGCCCTAAACGCCGACCGCTACCTCTTTCTGGTCACCCAGAAGGACCCCGAGGTGGACGACCCCGCCCCC is part of the Thermus caldifontis genome and encodes:
- a CDS encoding aspartate carbamoyltransferase catalytic subunit; translation: MRHLLDFQGWTRPEVENLLDTARVMAEVLERPVKKVPALQGFTVATVFFEPSTRTRISFELAARRMSADVVSFAAQASSLQKGESYKDTLLTLEAMGIDAYIIRADSAGVPHQATRWVKGVVVNGGDGRRAHPTQALLDAYTLLEALGTLEGKKIAIVGDILHSRVARSNVELLPLLGAEVWVAGPPTLLPQTLPGARLTPHLEEALAEADAVMVLRLQKERMEAGLIHLQDYIAHYQVTEERLRKAKPNAPLLHPGPMNRDIELEGTLADSERSLVNRQVRNGQAVRMAVLYHLLVGKER
- a CDS encoding dihydroorotase, giving the protein MLLIQNVKLVDALGERGPVDVLIGEGRILSLNGGKAETVMDGRGLYLVPGFVDLHAHLREPGQEVKEELSTGLLAAVRGGYTDIVSMPNTTPPVDTPEAVRALRKKAQALGLARLHPAAALTQGQEGKTLTEIGLLQEAKAALLTDDGHTNEDAGILAAGLLQASAFGLPVAVHAEDASLRRGGVMNDGPLADLLGLPGNPPEAEAARIARDLEVLRYALRRSPKRPHLHIQHLSTRRGLELLREAKRAGLPVTAEATPHHLTLTQESLRSFDPLFKVAPPLRTPEDVEALIEGLLDGTLDAIATDHAPHTQAEKEMDLLRAPFGIPSLEVAFPLLYTELHLKRGFPLRRLVELFTDGPRRILGHKPLHLEEGAEASLVLLDPRERPVDPKAFASKARFSPWAGWVLGGWPVLTLVEGRVVHQALE
- a CDS encoding Uma2 family endonuclease, with the translated sequence MLKKLLEADQLGLRLEWVGGLPLWEAQPTYRHQKAVDRIRQSIRPKEGSSCPCIHVADVYVRFPDGSYKRPDIALFCREPEELDEAITLLPEAVVEVVSRGYEAKDLEIAPRFYLSQGVKDVVVFDPHTLLVLHLRQDGAWRHVSPVELDLLCGCTLRV
- a CDS encoding quinone-dependent dihydroorotate dehydrogenase: MHRLLFALDPEEAHELALKLLSLWSERGPLLEVPARLLRVEDPRLQVEAFGLRFPNPLGLAAGMDKDARALGAWWALGFGFAEVGTLTPRPQEGNPRPRLFRLVEDHALINRMGFNNRGAEEAARRLEGFRARGLSFPVGVNLGKNRDTPLERAAEDYLRALQALEPYGDYFVLNVSSPNTPGLRTLQEGPFLDELLARLRPATPKPLLLKVAPDLTVEALDQAVELSLKHGLEGLVAVNTTLERPGLRSPLARETGGLSGRPLKGRALEVLRHLVGVRGLTLVSVGGVEGPEDVWERLKLGARLVQVYTGFVYGGPLFPRRVLKGLLRLMEAEGVGSLRDLAKP